TTTGATTATTTGTGCCCTCTAGGGGCCAGGATTTTCCCCCAACCTCTGTCAAATAGACTTAGACAAGTTCCCTGTGCcttgtttgaattatttttcccATCCAAATTTGGTGCAAGCTTTGTTTTCTCTTCACATTGATCTTATCTAGCAAATTTGTAGTGCTGCCTACTGCCAACAAGATGATTATTACTCATGTTGATGTATATATAGtggcctaatcaaaatttttccaatttTGGTTTGTGGCCTTGGCGTGCTACATTGTTTCTTTGTTCTCAAGTCTCAACTTTACCTATATTTCACAAAGGTATTCTCTGATGCAGCAATAAAATTCTCATCTCATCGATGATGCCTACTTGACTTGATGCTTGATAATGGGCCTTGATTGGTTGATCCCTCTCAGCATCATCAGCTGGTGGATTGTCCTATGGACTTGACTATTTCTTGGTTGGGGTGAACATTTTGTATGCAGTATGCATGTTGTGTAAATTTATATTGCCTCTTGGTATTTATGATGAGAGTCTTCTATCTTCAGTACCCCCTTTTTAGTTGTACCTCCTTATTGAATCTTATAAGATTCCTTATGGCCAACTATGTTTCTATCTATTGATTGACATTGTATCACTAACAACTAGCAATTCCAAACTTCTTCAAGAAGGTCAATGATATGCATGTTTATTAACTTCTGACCTGTAATTAAAAAAATGAGCTTGAGTGGAGTgtgaaagaaattaatgtaaaataTAGTTGTACGATGTTCACAAAAAATTACTTTCAAACGGTTTATTGAAATTGTATATACTAAGCTATGTCCCCAATGGTAGGTTAGTTCCATTGTTGCAACCTGTTCAAGAGTCTCTCCTTAGGTTTCTCAGGGATTGCTCTTTGGTTAAGTGTTAGGATTTTGTGTATTATCTAAACTACTTTTTGAACAAGTCTTGAGTAAAAAATTTGGAGATACTTGTTGGAATGTGgccaaaaaattaaaagaataatggTAGCCATTTGGTTGCTGGTGGTTATTGCGAGTTCCATGTGTTGTCTCTTGTTTTATTGAATATTTCCTTATTTTATCTGACAATGATTTCTGATGCTCATTTATCTGGTTGCCTTTTATATTTTCTCTCATGTTCATTTGAAAATTGGTAAGTATGCCTTAATCTAAATAGCTGAATCAAGGATTATGCATATGCATTGAAATATTGTAAAATTAACTAGTTCCTAATTTGGATTTAGTAATGCAGATTCTTTTGCAGTCAAATCTTATCATcacattttttttaaagaaaatcttaCATAGAAAACCTTTGTTGTTAACAAAAGTACTTAGTTCTTTAACTTATGGATGTATCATGTAGCTAGGGCAAATTCAAAAGCTTTGGCTAGGCCAGGTTTGGCTTGAGAGTTGCTGGACTCAAGCTTGAGTGCTTGTTGTAGGGAGAGACGTTGTGGAAGGAAGGATAGGTTACAGAGCTAGTGTGGTGGGTTGGATCTTCAGGGAATGGAGAAGTTACAGACTGGGTGTAACAAGGAGGTGAGCAGAGCCCatattttgggctataacaggaaTGGCCAGTATGAAGTTTGGGATGGGTTAAGGACTAAGGCTTATTACAACAGAAATGAGGGCTGGAGTTAACTGGTGGGCTAGTTGGGGTTGCTAGGTGGTCCCAAGTGTAGCAACTACCAAACCTATGGAATTGATTGGTAGTTGGAAGTTGAGAGAAAAAGATAGATATGGAGGGTGGCAGAGATATGGGATCTGTGTGTGCGTGCACGTGTGTGCGCACGTGTGTGGGGAGGCAGTGAGAGCATGATTTATGTTTTTATAATAGGGTTTGCTCCACCAAGCAAAGCTGAACCACTTGCCTTGTTggccaatctctctctctctctctctctctctctctctctctctctctatctctcttgttctgtgtgtgtgtgtgtgttttttttttctgttgtttCAAAGACAATGGAAGAGAGAACAGGGGCGGGAGGGGAGAAGTTAGGCTTTAGCTTACTTCCACTTTGTAGCACTGTTGGCTGCTGATCCTTCAAGATGCTGAGTGGCAGTTACATATGCAACTTTGACATGTGTGATGCATGTGGTGTGGAGATGGACAACACCCCAAGTGGACCCTCACAAATATGCTTGGGAATTTGAGTTTAACAGTAGAATTTTATTATTCAATGTAATAATATTGGAGTTTGGCTTGGGCTTGAGCTTGGCCAAGATAGGATGTGCTGATACTTGGCATGAAATAATTTTGGATCTTAGACATATGGCAGTTGGCCTAGGCCCATTTTCATCCCTATTTCTGATGGAAAGAAATGAATGAGGATAATGTTGCCACCAAATGATTTCTGCTACATATGTTGTTAATGGTGGTTCGGTAACTGGACTTTTGACAAGTAGGCAACAATTTTAACCTTCATCATTTTCTGACATATTGTGACTTTTGCTTGTGGCGAAGGCAAATGTGATTATTATTATGATGTGATATTGTGATGACTGGGTTGAAATGCAGTTAAAAATTATGCACCATAACATGAAATCTAATGATGATCAAGatcatattatttttgtgattGCATATTTTCATTCTCAACTATAGCAATGTGATAACATCCTCTACTGATGTCACTTGCAACTTGATGCTGTTATCTGATTCTCTCTTGTggaaattttagaaaattttgtaATCATGATAATATTAATGTTGAATAATTGTCTTTAAATATatcattttatattaaattaatgttCTGCATATGAATTATGCCAAATTTAATTGAAATTCTGTCACTGTGCAAGTATGTAatatttttcttctaaattttccttttccttttcctcttTCTGCTTTTTGAATTGTATATACAGGGAAGCAAAAAGCTCAAGCCAGAAAAGTGGCAAACAATTTTTGATAGCGAGGGGAAGGTTATAGGCTTTCGAAAAGTACTTAAATTAATTGTATTAGGGGTAAGTTGCTTGTCAGGCTCTTGTTGCTCTTTCCAAATATTTAATGCTTTTCATGCTTTTGTACTAAAACTTTATTTCATCTGATGTGCCTGCTAACATGTTCCATAAGTATACCACCAATAGTTCATGATGGTTCATAATTATTAATTCATATTAATTAGCCTGATCTTAATATTATCCTTCAACCTCTTTAGCTTTTGAGATCTGAACACACTCTTCTCAAAATTTCATGTTGCATGTAAAAATCCTTTGGAAAGAACTGAGCAATGCAACTTTATGTAGTGCTCTCAAGTCGCAAGTTATATAAAACACACTCTCATGTAGTTGAGTTGATGGATGCTTTTTCTGCTCCTCAAGTCTACAATATAATATCACCTATCATTCTTCAGAAGCACCTTACATCAATCGTTTCTTCAGTTTTCTCTCTAGTCTTATGGAAGATAACTAATTGTGTATTTTTCTAATTCATATACACTTCTTTTTAAGCAGGGTGTGGATCCTTCTATACGGGCAGAAGTCTGGGAATTTCTTCTTGGTTGCTATGCGTTAAGCAGCACTGCAGAGCACCGAAAGCAATTGAGGATGGCTCGAAGGTTTTACTTTGGTTTTCAGTTGTACATTAGTGCTTCATTAGTTGGCTACCGTACATGCTGTTGTTTTCTTAGTTAATAATTGACATGATGTCCTATCTTGTAATGTGTCTTTGGGTTGAATTCCTTACTACATTTTGGATAATTTTACTCTTTAAGTGCATGAATAATTCTGAACTCTAAACCTTATGTCTGGGAACTGCTGACTCATTTGTCTGTCTCAGTTTGAAATTCTTTCTCGGTCAGTTGAATTTGGCTAATATCACAACTGTTTTGGAATATACTGCAATGAAAGAAACGTAGCAGTTTGCATGTTTTTTCAAGTTTAAATACCTTTTCTTTATGATGAGAACATGCTACTTCCTGTTTGGGAAAATCATAAAATCCCTAAATTTGTGGATTGGGAAAGTGTATCCAAGTTCATGGATTTTTTTCACATTTAGTTACTCCTTCCTTTCTCTTTTCAAGCTTTCAAGTATCTTCTCTGAAAATATCAccatttgaaatttttaaaattctgaaTTATCGAAGGTGAAAAATTATGAATCCGAAAGCAAAACTTCTAGAATTTAGATATGTCAATGTCTTAGTTATTTTTTAAGGAGCATATGCTGTTATGATTTTATATTGGATGATTCTACTCATTCATATCAACTTGTATTTGTTTGGTTTCTGTTGACCCTTGCAGATGGTGAAAATTTACGCCTCAAGCTAGTAACTTTTCTGGTGTACCATTAGTAATACAGTAATAAGATATTGTTAGGAGACTTTGATATGCTAGTGCTGTAAGTCAGGTATGCCTTTTATGATTTAAGCTTTGGATTGAATGGTTGAATCAAGGGATGAAATCTCGTATATGCATGCCCTCTACCTGCTACACATAAGCTGGTACAAGGGGTCCATACACACTGGTCTGGGGTGTCCAAGACCCATATCTTGCAATATTGCACTTTTTGAAGCATATCATGGTGTATCACCTCTCCTATCAGGGCATACTGATCTTGTACCATTAGGTACATTTTTTAACAAAAAAGTATCTTTCTCATTTGTATCAAGCCATATTGACATGTAACATGCCCATGTAGCTCCCTCTTGAGGATCACACCATAACGTCTGGACGTTCATTCGGCATGAATCCTTGAGATTTTAATCCATGAGATTTAATTTGTGATAACCTCAATAGAACGGAATTAATATGTAATACAGTTGTTATTTGTTGCTGGAGGTTGAAAGCTTTTTCCTTTGCTTGACTACAAATGGAACATATGGTACCCTTTCGAGTGTTAAACTCTCTCTCTTTTGGTTAATCTACAAAGCAGTTGATGAGTAGTTTGCAACCAGGTATAACTGTTAACAAGTATTGATAGAAGATATAGAAAATTTTTCTATATACAGTTGAAGATTTATAGAGGAGCAGTAAGTCTTTTAAACTCCAAAATATCGAAAAATTATTCTCTCAACTTATGGAAGagatagaaagttattctgataagccttcagtatatttcaatttttcagcCTAGTTGTTTTTGCACACCTAGACAGATTTTgtgttgtttttttatttttatttttattttattgcttGCATTTAAGGTCTTCTGTTTTCAAAAATTTATCCATAATACCTTTCAATTAATCATGTTAGTTGAAACTTGAAAAAACTAATATATGGCTGCTGATCAGGATTCATAATGAAGTTTCACCTTTGCAATAAGCTTTTTACCCTAGGGCAACTCCTGCTTATCTCATCCAGGATTGGACCAAAACTGTGCATACACTTTTTTTTTGTCCTTGGGCTTGAGGAGGAAAGCACGGGTTTTGGTGAAATGAGTCTTAGGGACATTGCTTATAGATATACATATTCATGTGGTGTTAATTTACATATATAGTCGTTGATAATATTGTTTGCATTTTAGCATGTATTGTCACAGAATTAGCTCTCAAGAAAGCCTAGTCATTATTGATCCATGGAACTTTGGTCAGTATCTAATATGCTCTGTGCACAAGTTTTCTATCTGCTATATGTTACTTTTATAAAGCTAAAAGATATATCAAATAGCAGTAACGTTATAATAAATTGATATCATCATCAGTCAGCAACTTGAGCTAGTCAATCTATTTGTCTTTACATAGGCATATTCTAGCAATATTTAAATTACATGTCAGATGCTTCCCTGGAATGATTTAAGGATGCCCAGTGATAGCTGAAGAATCAAAGGCTATTTATTTTCTTTAAATATCAGCAGGATATCTTTAGCATGCTTCTTTTTTCACTTACCCTGGAtcagccccccccccccccgtccCCACGGATTGGACTAATCTTACTTTTGGACTTCTAGGTTGTGATCTAACATATAATTTTTCAATGCAGGCAACGCTATGAGGATTTAATCAGGCAATGCCAAATGATGCACTCAAGTGTTGGTACTGGCTCCCTTGCCTATGTTGTTGGGTCCAAAGTGATGGATATGAGGACTTTATCTAGGGACAATGACATCAGGGAAGCAGTAAATGAAAATGAGCAAGCTTCTTGTGATACCACCAACAAGTTAGAGATATATTCTGATTTAAATAATGGCTGTACAGACACATCATATACATGTGAAAGGAGGAGCTCTAGTAGATCTGCTGAGCTAGTCAGTTGCAGGACGAGCACAGGTGATGCAGCCAATGACTCATCATATGTGTTGCCCTCCTCTGAGGCATATAATTGTTACCCAAGAAATTTTGATAGTGATTTCCATGAACCTCAGTATGACACAGACAGCTTTTTTGATTTTCCTCCTCTGCCTGTAACAAACTTATTCCAGAAAGGTGATGGGGATGAGAATGAAGGTGAGAAGCAGGGCCATAAACCAAGATTTGAGGGTGATCACATGCATAGCTTCCAAATCGATAACAATGTGGATCTAATTATGGAATCAAATGCTCCTTCGACTATTCCATTACATTCAAGCAATAATGCAAATGATATTTTTAGATCAGGTGCTTTGAATCATGTCGAAGGGTCAAAAGATATGGACTGTAGAATGGAAATTGTAAACAGATTAATTATTCCAGATTCCTCAAAAGAAGCTACAGTGGATCAGACCACTTCCATGGGATTAATTGCCAATGAAGACCGAGTTTCTGAGTGGCTCTGGACACTTCATCGAATTGGTAATCTATTATCTTTTTCACATCAgatttctaacaatcaaaattaaagAATTTCAATTTTTCATTAGTCTGAAAGCTCAAGATGCATGGTTTTGCAGTTGTTGATGTGGTAAGAACTGATAATCATCTTGAATTTTATGGAGACTCAAAAAATATGGCCAGAATGTCAGATATCCTTGCTGTTTATGCATGGGTTGATCCAGCCACCGGTTACTGCCAAGGTTTTCCCTTTAATCTTTCTTTCCGCATCAaacattttatttctttcttaattTGAGGTTAATGGTTATTGTCTCGAACTCAATAGACTCGATATAGTCTTAAATTTTAATAAGGAGGTGGCCTTGTCCCAAGGCTCAACTAAGTTGGTTGTGCTCCATGTGGAAATACATGTCTGGTTGTTCCAATCGACGAGCCACAGCATGCATCAAATTATATACTCCTTTGTCAAATGCGGATCAAAATTCAAGTGGTTCAGATCATTTGCAGTCATTGATCCAAACAAATGCTCTCCAACACATCTGACATTTTGTTTTTGCATTTGAAAATTTGGATTGTGATGAGTGgtttggatcattgatttgataGTCCGGCCATTTAATTGGATTGCAGGGAACAACCTAGTTGGTTATGTATGCCCTGGGAACATTAAAGCCATTTCTATTTTAATGAATTTGAAGTCCTATTTATTGTAATTCAAGGTCTCTGATTGCAGGTATGAGCGATTTGCTTTCTCCCTTTGTTGTGCTATATGAGGATAATGCAGATGCCTTTTGGTGCTTTGAGATGCTTCTCCGAAGAATGGTAATATCATAATCATGTTGGatttgtcttttcttttttcattaaATTATGTCCATTCTTTAACATATCCATTTGGTATCGTTTAGCGTGAAAATTTCCAGATGGATGGGCCAACTGGTGTGATGAAGCAGTTGCAAGCATTATGGAAGATCTTGGAATTAACAGATACTGAAATCTTTCAACATCTATCAATCATTGGTGCTGAAAGTCTTCATTTTGCTTTTCGAATGTTGCTTGTTCTTTTTCGTCGTGAACTGTCCTTTGATGAGGCTCTCCGCATGTGGGAGGTTTGTGCCCTAATTATGTTGTCATTTTAGGTGGTGCATTGGTCAGTGGTGCTATAGTAGTTGTTTTGGCTCCTAGTTTTTATGGTCAAGATAATTGAGCAAAAGGGCTGTATTCCAGCATGTGGTCCCTACATCCTAATTTCACTGCAGGAGTATTATAAAATTCATCATGTCTTGTTTTGTATCATTTAGGTGGCTATATGACACTTAACCTGCTATGAATTTTAGCCACAAGAATAGATTATGAGTTCTCCAAAATTAATAGGCTGAGATATGGTGCAGTTGTGCTTTCCGGCCTCATGAGGTTTATAATCAGGACAAAGGGATCACTTCATAGGACTCTAAGTTGGCTTGTGCTGTTGCCTGAGAAGAAAATTGGCAATGGAGGTGGCATATGCATGCACTATGAGCTTCGAATCACAAATAGAAATCTCAGGTTTTTATATCCTGGAAGGACTCATAATAAATGAGCACCTTGGGGGTGAAGTTTTGAATAAAGTGAGCATTTTGATATGCTGTTATCATGAGTGAGGTGGTTAAGTACAGGTTAAAGAGCATTAATAGTCAGTGAGGACCAAATATGTGATAGTTACGTAAAAGAAAGGGAAGGCTGTTAATGTAATTTCATTTGGTCCAGGAGCGAAGCCCAGCTTTAGTCATTAGTCTGCAGGTTGGATCTGAGGTATGATCCAGCTTTTGAGAAAGAACCTGTAGATTTCTATGACAAAATGTAACAAAGAAGAACCTTTGGGAAAGGAAGGCATTTACAAAACCTGAAAAATAAGGGCAGAGGTCTATCTCAAATTTGAATATGTTCTCAGATAACAATGTTGGAAAGTCTCTGTCATCTGACTGAGGCATTGCTGCAGGAGCATTGTATGTGCGATCATGAATGCTCGTGACATAAAGCACATCAATGGCAAGATAATGGAACAGCTTAAACTAGGTACAAGGGGTTTGTTTTGATCTTAAAAGATAACTTGGTGGAAGCAGCAAACTCTGACATGAGAGTATAGATGAGTTGCTGGTTCCATTTTAGCTTCTAAAAGATAGGTAGCCCAAGAAAATATTGGCCTCTGTGTGATAAAAAAGCCAATATATGTTTCAAGGTTCATGGTTTGTTGCCTAAAATTTCAAGATATTGAAGCTGGTTTAGGAATTGAGTATTTCACAAAGATCTGAAATGCGCATTTTTCTGTTCTCTCCATTAACACACTTATGAAAAATCTGACTAGGACTCTTGTCACTAACTTTTGTTTCCTTTTCTATTCTTCAGCTGTTGCATATAATCTAACTGCTGATTAATTTCTTCAGATGATGTGGGCTGCTGACTTTAATGAAGCTGTAACTCGGCAATTGGAAGAAAATTGCCTTGATCCATTGGTTTTAAAGCTTCGAAACAATTCAAGCGTGGAAATGAAAGTGGAACAAACTGATAATGGCCGAAGAAAACTTAAAAGTGTGCAGCCTCAGTATAGAAATGGTAAAGCCTGTGCACCCTATAGCAATGGGGTGAGGTCCATTTCAAGTTACCCCCTTTGTGGCCTGGCAAAGGCTAATTTCTGGTCAAGACACGATCAGCTGCAGGTTCACAGTGCAACTGCATCAACAAGAAAGGGGGATGATGAATTGGCTGTTTTCTGCGTAGCAGCAATCCTTGTCACCAACCGCCAAAAGATTATGAGAGAAACCCactcaattgatgatataatCAGGGCaagttttttttccccctttttttcccTCTTTAATTCCAGAATCTCTGTATGAATAGGAATAGATTAAAAAGTATATTGTCTCACATCTGTCTTGGTGTGTCTTGGTGAGTTTCAGTGTGTTTGGAAACGGCGGACATGTCATCATTAGTTTGTTTAGGGGCATTTTCTTGATTGCCTAGCTTCCAAATTTTATTGAGTATTGTATAAGTCTACCATATTTTAATCTCAAGCTTACTCCATAGACATTTGACCATTGTCATTATTTTTGTATCGGAAAATTATAAATTGACCCACTTGTGCCATGGTTTCCATAATGAGACTGGTCATATCTATAGAGAGAAACACAAGGAGTGCATAATAAGCTGTGAGGATGCATATTCAATGCACATCATTTAtaaagaatctttttttttttttttttgattgattggcTCAGTCATCCATCAAAACTGTCTTAATTCAGTCACATGCATTACATGTGCCACATTCTGGTTAATTATGATTAATCTTATTGTAGTTCGACAAGTATTAGTAACAATTTTAATATTATTGAGTTGTTCCTGGACCAGATATTTTATTAGTCTTATGCTGAATTTATTTGTAGTCTTGATCCAGTATTTATGTGCATAAGCTTCTTTGATATATCTAAAGCTGGCATTTTTGCATTGACATCTGAGGAGGCTTTCATTGAACAGGTTTAGTTTGTCATAATTGGCTTGAATGATAACATGTTGCTGTCCTTTTGTCTACTCTTGTACAGATGTTCAATGATAATATGCTGAAAATCAATGTGAAAAGATGCATACACATGGCTATCAAACTAAGGAAGAAGTACTATTACAGAGTAAGATGTTTTTATCTTGTAAGGTGTAATTATGCTTCTTCAATTGGATCATTTAGTTGTGCTTGTCGTGACCTACTATCACTTTTTGATCCTCACAGTCTGACAATTGATTCATTTGATATGGACATCCAGTTTGTCTATTTATTTGGAAAACATTTTTTTATTTAACTTTATCTAGAAAATCCTGTTTTCAAATTCTAACTCGTGTTTGATACAGTTAATGAAGCAAACAAGCATAGGAAGTTCGCAGCAACAATAGAAGAAAAGGATCTCCCATGCTATGTTGGGGAAAGCTTTGATATTTATTGTACTTCTTCCGGAATTGGCAACCCAAGTTGCTACCCAACTTTTTGGGTTCATGGTgccattttatatttattattttgtgGAACTTGAGCAGGAAGGATTGCCACTTTTAAAAGCTCCAGTTATATATCTGTTCTTCTAATTAATACAACACGTCCGCAAGGTAAGATGATGTCATTGGCACTCTTCTTTTCCTAGGTATTACCTCTTCACACTGTCTGAGAAACATGGAGATTAAATTATTTCCCCAAGTTAACTTCTTTCCTAATCTCTAAGCTCTAAGTTCCTTTTCTGGTAGTTCTATAAACTGTTTGAATATTATTACTCAGCATCACAGTAGTGACAGTTGACATTTTAAACCTTTCAAATGTGACCTGGATTTTATGGACTGGAACTAGCACTAAAATTGCATGGATCTTAGATGACATGACTATAATTAAGTTTTTAATCTTATATATATCAGAGAAAGCTGATTTATTGCATTCACTTTTCTGAAGTACTCTGAGACATTTGTAGTCATATTTCAGCAGAAGTCCTGTATCATCTAAGTTTAAAAGCACCTGTTCATCAATATTAGTAAATTACCAGTTCTACTTATGCTGCCTCTCAAGCACCTATTTAGCTTATTGAGAAAACTCTTTTGGTTTTTAACTCTTCTTGAAATCGGCAGTTTATCACCATGCCAACCACTATGCTGTCAAATAGTGAACTAGTAATGCTAAAATAACAATCTCTCCATTTGTTTGATAACTAGTTTCAACATTTTGCAAATGCTTAGCGTATGTTTGAGTTTATCAGAATGCACATCCTTTGAGGTATGTACTCACAGTATCTTCCTGAAAATACTCACATCTTCCTGTTTTCAGCCAATTTGTACAGAATCATCAGATTTAACCATATACTTCAAAGCACTCAAAGACTGAAGAGTGGAAACTTCTATTCTTTTAGCTAATTTGGGACCTCGCATAGAGTTTCATTTGGTTTCTGCTGCCATGCTGATGCTGCTCCGACTACTTGTGAGCAGGAAAATGACAGCCACATTTTCCTCAGTTTATCACTCAACATGCAATTATCAGAGGAAGTTTGGAAGGCTAGTGGGAGGAGAATGGGGCATCAACTTATGTATGTGTTTAAATGAAATCTCCTCATCGAAAGAAATCCATTTTACAACCTGCCTTGGATTGGAATCTTACTTCAGGTAATCCAGGGAAGAGAATTTTGTATTCCATTTTAGGGCTTCAGTATGTTGTCTAACTTAAGTCCTGATGTAGATAGAGATCACAACATCCCGGAAAGGTATATACAGCAAAATAGTTAAGGAACTTAATGCCGATACTGTTTCATTTTTTGCAATCCATTCTAGTTGTCATGATAGTGTGAATTAAGCAGTGAGATGAAAACCTGCATGATGTTTAGTTTTGGCGCCAGCGTCTTCCCCATACCTTGAGTTAATGTACACCTATGAATTGCAACCTGAAATTGTTCTTGGGAGAGAGTTGGGGGACAAGCTGTCATGCTTGGCTTCCTGCTTACTTGGCATAGCTCAGAGGGCACAAATAGAAATAGAGAAAAGGCTGCTTGCGTGATCCTTACCACTTAAACTAGAGAGTGGAGACCGCAGTGTTTTGGTCTATGCTTTCTTTCAACTTTATTGTTCCACTTGCCATGTTTTTTTTGGACCCAGTTCTCAGGCTTTTGTGGATTACTATGCGGTGCTGTGAGCCTGTGAGGGTAGCCGTGGCCATCAATAATAGGCAAAGAACAGTGACCTCTTTTGGCTGGGAGGTACAATTTGACCTAAGGCTCCCTTTCTCTGACATTGGGGGGGACATCAGACTGGCTTCTACTTCAGTCTGTAAATTTTTCTTCACACGGGGACAAGGGGCTGTCATTGTGTGGTTATTCGACTCCTCTCAGTCTTGGGACCAGCGGGTACACATTGACAAGAACTTATTCTATACTTTATCATCATAATTTTATCCAGTTCTAGTGGAATAATGAGTAAAATGTTTCTTCTTTTAAAAAAGATCCCTTTTGCTCATTATCCAATCTATTTTGTTCCGAGTTATAAAATGGTTATTTGGTGGATGGATTAAGCTTGACAAAGGATATTTATATCAATCCATCACACTATCCCTGTACCAAATAGGTCCTACAGATGTCACAAATATCAAGGGTTGCCTCATCCTTTTTGGAAGCAGAACTGATTTTCTTTGAATGATGCTATTGGCTCTGCTGGAATCAAGTTGGAAACGATACATGCTTGAGCTGATGGATTATTAAGCTTGAAAGTAATTGGTCGAAAGTGGACCATTTCAGGTTAGGTTGGGTTAGGTCGGTAATCTGCGATATGGAACTAGCAAGTCCATCAACTCAGCTTTTCAACCAAGGGGCTCAGATTTGATCGCAAGCTCGGTGCAACTCATGCTTCtttatgtattttgaaatttaaaggaCAGTTTATATGCAACCTGGCAGCAGATTACAATGGTGCTATTTAGCGTAAGGTTTAAAGCTTTCATTTCCAATTCCTTTGGGCTTGCGGGGCATATTTGGTTGGTGGTAGTTGGACTACAGAAGGAAAATGAAAAGGAGTGACTTCATTTCAACCATTTGATTGGGTGAAGTTCAGCtctattttgatttcaatttcaaAGAGAAATGAAAATACTCTAATTCTCCAAAAGCTAATCTTGATCATCTTTTAGTATTCAAATTTCATTTCAATTCGAGTCACAAACTAAACGGTGGGAGAATGTAGTCTTTTTCAATTTCCATTCTAATTCATTACATTTCTGATTTTGATTTTGGTGATAAAGCAAATGCACCTTGATTTCTTCTCTGAGGGAATCATAATAAGTATGACACAACCAAAGACTAGCGGATGAAAGAAGGTGGGTGCGAAGTGCGTCTTTGTTTTTCTTCGAAACCAAGAAGTTgtaactagttttttttttttttttcttggtaaaaGGGAAGTTGTAACTAGTTTACCGCCAATCGCTCATACTAGTCCTGCCATATGCAACGTTCGAAGATGGTGTAGCAGAAGCTCAAAACTTAGAAAGATTCTCCTTAATCTAGGCCCAGGGGATGTCAATGGAGATGGATATTTGAATATTTTTTCCATCCCCGAATTGGATGGG
Above is a genomic segment from Elaeis guineensis isolate ETL-2024a chromosome 1, EG11, whole genome shotgun sequence containing:
- the LOC105038611 gene encoding rab GTPase-activating protein 22, producing MSFDGEESRWMCGTSGVVNLQRVSSMVREIGDPCLHHSPSKGSKKLKPEKWQTIFDSEGKVIGFRKVLKLIVLGGVDPSIRAEVWEFLLGCYALSSTAEHRKQLRMARRQRYEDLIRQCQMMHSSVGTGSLAYVVGSKVMDMRTLSRDNDIREAVNENEQASCDTTNKLEIYSDLNNGCTDTSYTCERRSSSRSAELVSCRTSTGDAANDSSYVLPSSEAYNCYPRNFDSDFHEPQYDTDSFFDFPPLPVTNLFQKGDGDENEGEKQGHKPRFEGDHMHSFQIDNNVDLIMESNAPSTIPLHSSNNANDIFRSGALNHVEGSKDMDCRMEIVNRLIIPDSSKEATVDQTTSMGLIANEDRVSEWLWTLHRIVVDVVRTDNHLEFYGDSKNMARMSDILAVYAWVDPATGYCQGMSDLLSPFVVLYEDNADAFWCFEMLLRRMRENFQMDGPTGVMKQLQALWKILELTDTEIFQHLSIIGAESLHFAFRMLLVLFRRELSFDEALRMWEMMWAADFNEAVTRQLEENCLDPLVLKLRNNSSVEMKVEQTDNGRRKLKSVQPQYRNGKACAPYSNGVRSISSYPLCGLAKANFWSRHDQLQVHSATASTRKGDDELAVFCVAAILVTNRQKIMRETHSIDDIIRMFNDNMLKINVKRCIHMAIKLRKKYYYRLMKQTSIGSSQQQ